The following proteins are co-located in the Aerosakkonema funiforme FACHB-1375 genome:
- a CDS encoding glycogen/starch/alpha-glucan phosphorylase, with translation MQTEEQTEEVNTPITPTPAIEIQVEDDRTGMTVDTLKRAFADNLYYLLGKDESWATPHDYYTALAYTVRDRLLHRWINTVRTYMKTETKAVFYLSAEFLMGRQLANNLLNLGLYERATEAIKESGLDINDLRLMEAEPGLGNGGLGRLAACFLDSLATLEIPAVGYGIRYEFGIFDQWIKDGAQVEHPDKWLRFGNPWEIRRPELTVEVKFGGHTEAYSDDKGNYRVRWIAERKVLGTPYDTPVAGYNNNTANTLRLWSASASEDFNFQVFDSGNYVGSVTDKIFSENISKVLYPNDNTSQGKQLRLEQQYFFVSCSLQDIITIHRRIHPNLDNFHEKAAIQLNDTHPSIAVAELMRLLIDEHDFEWDKAWHITKNTFGYTNHTLLPEALERWPVSLFERLLPRHLEIIYEINRRFLNEVRAKYPRDDARLRRMSLIEEGAEKYVRMAHLACVGSHSINGVAALHTDLMQQKVLKDFYQLWPEKFNNKTNGVTPRRWVLLSNPKLSELIAEKIGNNWVTHLEELRQLEGFVDDPEFGDRFSAIKYQNKKELADYISLYNNIEVNPHSLFDIQVKRIHEYKRQLLNVLYIITLYNCIKRNPQVEILPRTFIFAGKAAPGYYIAKLIIKLINSVAKVVNKDPDVRDRIKVVFLANFSVSLGQRVYPSADLSEQISTAGKEASGTGNMKFAMNGALTIGTLDGANIEIREEVGAENFFLFGLTAEQVFAMKSKGYNPWNYYNSNSELRETIDRIASGYFSPENPKLFAPIVESLLIGDEYMLMADYQSYIECQEKVSQAYRDRANWTRMSIFNVARMGKFSSDRTIRDYCQDIWHTKPVRINLPAYKPLGTR, from the coding sequence ATGCAAACTGAAGAACAGACCGAGGAAGTAAACACACCCATAACCCCGACCCCCGCCATTGAAATCCAGGTGGAGGACGATCGCACCGGTATGACTGTAGACACCCTGAAACGGGCTTTTGCAGATAACCTGTATTACCTGCTGGGAAAAGATGAATCCTGGGCGACACCTCACGATTATTATACGGCTTTGGCATACACCGTGCGCGATCGCCTGCTGCATCGCTGGATTAACACGGTCAGAACATACATGAAGACGGAAACCAAGGCGGTATTTTACCTCTCGGCAGAATTTTTGATGGGTCGCCAGTTAGCGAACAATCTGCTCAACTTGGGTTTGTACGAACGCGCCACCGAAGCCATCAAAGAGTCGGGACTCGACATTAACGACCTGCGCTTGATGGAAGCGGAACCCGGACTCGGTAATGGCGGTTTGGGGCGTTTGGCGGCTTGTTTTCTCGACTCCCTCGCCACCTTAGAAATCCCAGCGGTTGGCTACGGCATTCGCTACGAATTCGGTATCTTCGATCAATGGATAAAAGATGGGGCGCAAGTCGAACATCCCGACAAATGGCTGCGTTTCGGCAACCCCTGGGAAATCCGACGCCCAGAATTAACCGTTGAAGTCAAGTTCGGCGGACATACAGAAGCTTACTCCGACGATAAAGGGAATTATCGCGTGCGTTGGATTGCAGAACGGAAAGTCTTGGGTACGCCCTACGATACCCCAGTGGCGGGATATAACAACAATACAGCCAATACCCTGCGCCTTTGGAGTGCCAGCGCTAGCGAAGACTTTAACTTCCAAGTTTTCGATAGCGGCAACTATGTCGGTTCTGTAACTGATAAAATTTTCTCTGAAAATATTTCCAAAGTACTTTATCCCAACGACAACACATCTCAAGGTAAGCAACTGCGACTAGAGCAACAGTATTTCTTCGTCAGCTGTTCTCTACAAGATATCATCACTATTCATAGACGAATTCACCCGAATTTGGATAACTTCCACGAGAAAGCAGCTATCCAACTCAACGACACTCACCCATCAATTGCCGTTGCCGAATTGATGCGCCTGTTGATCGACGAACACGATTTTGAGTGGGACAAAGCTTGGCACATTACCAAAAATACTTTCGGTTACACCAATCATACGTTGCTGCCAGAAGCTTTGGAGCGCTGGCCTGTGAGTTTGTTTGAACGTTTGTTGCCGCGTCATTTGGAAATTATCTATGAAATTAATCGCCGTTTCCTCAATGAGGTGCGTGCTAAATATCCTCGCGACGATGCACGGCTGAGGCGAATGTCGCTGATCGAGGAAGGCGCGGAGAAATATGTCCGTATGGCCCATTTAGCTTGTGTGGGTAGCCATTCTATCAATGGGGTGGCGGCGCTGCACACGGATTTGATGCAGCAGAAAGTGCTGAAGGATTTCTATCAATTGTGGCCGGAAAAGTTTAATAACAAAACTAACGGGGTGACGCCGCGCCGATGGGTTTTGTTGAGCAATCCGAAGCTGTCTGAATTGATTGCGGAAAAGATTGGCAATAATTGGGTGACGCATCTGGAGGAGTTAAGGCAGCTAGAGGGGTTTGTTGACGATCCGGAGTTTGGCGATCGCTTCTCTGCCATCAAGTATCAAAATAAGAAAGAACTGGCAGATTACATTTCCCTCTACAACAATATTGAGGTGAATCCCCATTCTTTGTTTGATATTCAAGTGAAGCGCATTCACGAGTACAAACGTCAGTTGTTGAACGTGCTGTACATCATCACGCTGTACAACTGCATCAAGAGGAATCCGCAAGTCGAAATTTTGCCGCGAACTTTTATTTTTGCAGGCAAAGCGGCACCGGGTTACTACATTGCCAAACTGATTATCAAGTTAATTAACTCGGTGGCGAAAGTTGTCAACAAAGACCCGGATGTGCGCGATCGCATCAAAGTTGTCTTCCTAGCAAATTTCTCTGTATCTTTAGGTCAGCGGGTTTATCCATCTGCCGATCTTTCCGAGCAAATTTCTACTGCCGGCAAAGAAGCTTCCGGAACCGGTAATATGAAATTTGCCATGAACGGTGCGCTAACGATCGGCACTTTGGATGGTGCTAATATCGAAATCCGCGAAGAAGTGGGAGCGGAAAATTTCTTCTTATTCGGTTTAACAGCCGAACAAGTGTTCGCCATGAAAAGTAAAGGATACAACCCGTGGAATTACTACAATTCCAATTCCGAGTTGCGGGAAACGATCGATCGCATTGCTTCCGGTTACTTTTCCCCGGAAAATCCCAAGTTGTTCGCGCCGATTGTAGAATCTCTCCTGATCGGAGATGAATATATGCTTATGGCTGATTACCAGTCTTATATTGAGTGCCAGGAAAAAGTCAGCCAAGCTTATCGCGATCGCGCTAATTGGACTCGGATGTCAATTTTCAATGTCGCTCGGATGGGCAAATTTTCATCCGATCGCACCATTCGAGATTACTGCCAAGATATTTGGCACACCAAGCCAGTTCGTATAAATTTACCAGCTTACAAACCGCTGGGTACTAGATAG
- a CDS encoding glycosyltransferase family 4 protein, translating into MRIAQIAPLWERVPPQTYGGTELIVSLLCEELVRRGHEVTLFASGDSITSAKLESIHPRALRLDPSIKEYNIYEMLHLSSVYERAGEFDILHSHMGCATLLYTKLVKTPTIHTLHGIFTPDNEKLFVHARRQPYVSISNSQREPRLNLNYVGTVYNGINTSIYEFHQQPEEPPYLAFLGRISPEKGTHLAIEIAKRSGWNLKMAGKVDFVDVEYYEQEVKPHIDGKQIQFLGEANHPQKCALMGGAVATLFPITWREPFGLVMIESMAVGTPVIAMSLGSVPEVIVDGKTGFICNNIAETVAAVDRVGGIDRYTCREHAVKNFSMERMADGYLAVYQKILAERFAENGHVHRHSNLTYINQNPR; encoded by the coding sequence ATGCGGATTGCTCAGATTGCCCCTTTATGGGAAAGAGTGCCCCCTCAAACTTATGGCGGTACGGAACTGATTGTCAGCTTGTTGTGCGAAGAATTAGTACGACGCGGACATGAAGTTACTTTGTTTGCTTCTGGTGATTCGATCACTTCTGCCAAATTAGAATCCATTCACCCACGCGCCTTGCGTTTAGATCCCAGTATCAAGGAATACAATATTTACGAAATGCTGCATCTGAGCAGTGTGTACGAACGAGCGGGCGAGTTTGACATTCTTCATTCTCATATGGGTTGCGCCACCCTGCTATACACTAAGTTAGTAAAAACGCCTACAATTCACACGCTGCATGGGATTTTTACCCCCGATAACGAGAAGCTTTTTGTTCATGCTCGCCGCCAACCATATGTTAGCATCTCCAATTCGCAGCGAGAGCCAAGGCTAAATTTAAACTATGTTGGTACGGTCTACAACGGTATTAACACGAGTATTTACGAGTTTCATCAACAGCCGGAAGAACCCCCTTACCTTGCCTTTTTGGGTAGAATTTCTCCTGAAAAAGGAACGCATTTGGCGATCGAAATTGCCAAACGTTCTGGTTGGAATTTGAAGATGGCTGGAAAAGTAGATTTTGTTGATGTGGAATATTACGAACAGGAAGTCAAACCGCACATTGACGGCAAACAGATTCAATTTTTAGGCGAAGCGAATCACCCCCAAAAGTGCGCCTTGATGGGTGGTGCGGTGGCAACGTTGTTCCCGATTACTTGGCGGGAACCGTTTGGATTAGTGATGATTGAATCTATGGCGGTAGGTACGCCGGTGATTGCGATGTCGCTGGGTTCGGTGCCAGAAGTGATTGTGGATGGCAAGACTGGTTTTATCTGTAACAACATCGCAGAAACTGTCGCTGCTGTCGATCGAGTTGGTGGGATCGATCGGTACACTTGTCGGGAACACGCAGTCAAGAATTTCAGTATGGAAAGGATGGCGGACGGTTATTTAGCAGTCTATCAAAAAATATTGGCCGAACGCTTTGCTGAAAACGGTCACGTCCACCGACATTCTAACTTGACATATATCAACCAAAATCCGAGATAG
- a CDS encoding response regulator → MNSNFTGTTRGNILIVDDTPENIEVLSATLRERGYAVRGAIKGGMAIRAARSVPPDLILLDIRMPEMNGYEVCEQLKTDEKTCEIPIIFISASDEVFDKVKAFTVGGEDYITKPFQVEEVLARVEHQLTIKKLQKQLQEQNQKLQQEVEQRRNAEAAAAAASKAKSEFVANMSHELRTPLNSILGFTEIINRDSSLSNEVRENLKIISRSGKHLLELINDVLDLSKIEAGIIALNESNFDLYRLLDNIEETLHLKVEQKKLQMRFYISSDVPQYIKTDEKKLRGCLINLLGNAIKFTEKGNVTLRVRVDDSSPSTGNDFRLLFAVADTGPGIAPDEMEKLFEAFVQTETGRKSAEGTGLGLTITRKYVQLMGGDITVESILGQGSTFKFNIKFKEADSSEVIMQPIQQVIGLEPNQKAYRILVADDTKDNRLLVVKLLQPIGFEVREAANGQQAVEVWENWQPHLIWMDTRMPVLNGVEAIKQIRAKEKESKRGFEAANGKEKLISGNYQPKTIIIALTASVFEERRGDILAAGCNDFVSKPFQKEVIFQKLAEYLGVRYIYEDLSRSTTAFAVKCYPVSRPDSFWREELAKMSPTWVRKLYQAANKVNEELIVQLIEQIGSDRATLAEALTDLVNDFRLDEIVRLTKLLLDNS, encoded by the coding sequence ATGAACAGTAATTTTACTGGGACAACCAGAGGCAACATTTTAATCGTAGACGATACCCCAGAAAACATAGAAGTGTTATCCGCAACTCTTCGCGAACGGGGGTATGCAGTCCGGGGAGCGATTAAAGGTGGAATGGCGATCAGAGCTGCGCGATCGGTTCCACCAGATCTAATTTTACTCGATATCAGAATGCCGGAAATGAACGGCTACGAAGTTTGCGAACAACTAAAAACAGATGAGAAAACTTGCGAAATACCCATAATTTTTATTAGTGCATCCGATGAAGTGTTCGACAAAGTTAAAGCTTTTACTGTCGGTGGCGAAGACTACATCACCAAACCGTTTCAAGTGGAAGAAGTTTTGGCGCGAGTTGAGCATCAGTTGACTATCAAAAAGCTGCAAAAGCAACTACAAGAGCAAAATCAAAAACTACAACAAGAGGTTGAACAGCGCCGCAACGCAGAAGCAGCCGCCGCAGCTGCATCTAAAGCCAAAAGTGAATTTGTCGCTAATATGAGCCACGAACTGAGAACGCCGTTAAATTCTATTCTTGGCTTCACTGAAATAATCAACCGCGATTCATCGCTCAGTAACGAAGTGCGGGAAAATCTGAAAATCATCAGTCGCAGCGGCAAGCATTTGCTGGAGCTAATTAATGATGTTTTGGATTTATCTAAAATTGAAGCAGGCATTATAGCACTAAATGAAAGTAATTTTGACTTGTATCGCCTTCTCGATAATATAGAAGAAACCTTACATTTGAAAGTAGAACAAAAGAAGTTACAGATGAGATTCTATATTTCATCAGATGTTCCGCAGTATATAAAGACTGATGAAAAAAAGTTACGTGGCTGTTTAATAAATCTTTTGGGTAACGCCATTAAATTTACCGAAAAAGGTAACGTAACGCTGCGCGTAAGAGTAGATGATTCATCGCCATCCACCGGGAACGATTTTCGACTTTTGTTTGCAGTTGCCGATACAGGCCCCGGCATTGCTCCTGACGAAATGGAGAAATTGTTTGAGGCATTCGTACAAACAGAAACTGGGCGGAAATCTGCCGAAGGAACTGGTTTGGGTTTAACAATTACCCGCAAGTACGTGCAATTGATGGGAGGTGATATTACCGTAGAGAGTATTTTAGGCCAAGGCTCGACTTTTAAATTTAATATTAAATTTAAAGAAGCCGATTCCTCGGAAGTAATAATGCAACCGATTCAGCAGGTAATTGGCTTAGAACCGAACCAAAAAGCATATAGAATTTTAGTAGCTGATGATACTAAAGACAACCGTTTATTGGTAGTTAAATTGTTGCAACCGATCGGGTTTGAAGTGCGCGAAGCAGCCAACGGTCAACAAGCTGTTGAAGTGTGGGAAAATTGGCAACCGCACCTAATTTGGATGGATACCCGGATGCCAGTGCTTAATGGGGTAGAAGCGATAAAACAGATTAGAGCGAAGGAAAAAGAGAGTAAAAGAGGCTTTGAGGCAGCAAACGGCAAAGAAAAACTTATTTCTGGCAATTATCAGCCCAAAACCATTATTATTGCCCTCACTGCCAGTGTTTTTGAGGAGAGACGAGGGGATATTTTGGCAGCTGGCTGTAATGATTTTGTGAGCAAGCCTTTCCAAAAAGAGGTGATTTTTCAGAAATTAGCTGAATATTTAGGAGTGCGATATATTTACGAAGACTTATCACGATCGACGACGGCTTTTGCCGTCAAATGCTATCCTGTCTCTAGACCGGACTCATTCTGGCGTGAGGAATTAGCAAAAATGTCTCCAACTTGGGTGAGAAAACTATATCAGGCAGCTAATAAAGTTAATGAGGAGTTGATTGTACAACTAATTGAACAAATCGGGTCAGATAGAGCTACTTTGGCTGAAGCTTTAACAGATTTGGTTAATGATTTTCGTCTAGATGAGATCGTGCGGTTGACCAAATTATTGTTGGATAATTCATAA
- a CDS encoding PAS domain-containing protein yields MSVFNNKQTKILIVDDQPANLRFLSNILISQGYKVQRAICGQLALNAAFDSPPDLILLDIVMPEMNGYEVCKKLKANKKTKEIPVIFVSVLEDVTEKVKAFHQGAVDYITKPYQAEEILARIENQLTIQRLQKQLKKQNARLQQEILTRKNTEVALAKSRDFYLTLFQSFPTLIWQSDRYGNCNYFNEAWLSFTGRNPSQEWGDGWTQGIHPDDREYCLRIYHQALEFRQPFEIEYRLRRSDGEYRWIINFGRPFNDIEGNFAGFIGSCYDISDRKHREEALRLIFEGTASATGREFFRSCVRYLAEVLQVRYAVITEFANNDKTIARTLAFWNEETWDENIEYEIANTPCEKVLGGITCYYPSGVQALFPEDITLAEIGIESFVGIPFVDSNGNIIGHLAVMDTEPIDCTPDKELILQIFAARAGAELERKQAELELQEREERYRTLVSNIQGVVYRCACDSDLTMEFISDAILEISGYPSSEFIANKVRSFASIIHPEDRQMVEEIVREAVKNKQPFMNEYRIVRGDGSIAWVYEKGRGIFDAKSKIICLEGVLFDISDRKQTELELLLATERLQHLLTSSPASIYSRKPTEDLATTFISSNVEAMLGYQAEEFLEDASFWTTRIHPEDIKRVLVELAKHLFLDGFHSIEYRFLHQNGTYRWVYDQVKSIQDEAGNLIECVGYWTDITDRKQAEIALRESQRRYQTLAEASPVCIFHTDADSNFLYVNQRWSEITGLSVEEGYGMGWASILHPEDRDRIFTEWAFAAEARVPFKSEYRFVRPDGKIAWVIGQAVPEIGDDGEIKGYVGTITDISDRKLAEAALKESEERFYLAVSGTNDGIWDWNLRTNKVYYSPVWLQILGYREGELPYLFSTWSNKVHSDDLQSTMNALQDHIKGKAPIFQKIYRIKHKDGRWVWVETKAKCVRDSFGKTYRVTGTLADITERKLAEEALRESAERERAIAQVIQRMRQTLDMETIFAATTQELQRVINCDRVVIYRFHADWSGEFVSESLSTTWSSLVQEQNHNSYFTGNFIAPETCTIKRLGFVSNIVQDSYISQTRGGAFNEGVSYLIAEDIYTAGFSDCYINLLEQFQARAYIIVPIFCGTQLWGLLATYQNSSSRQWKKTEINVVVQIGSQLGIALQQAELLEQTKRQSAALQQALLAADAANRAKSEFLANMSHELRTPLNAILGFTQVMSRDSDLSTEHQKSLEIINRAGEHLLSLINDILEMSKIEAGRTTINQSKFDLLYMLNNLENMMRLKASSKGLQLTFEYESNLPQYVQTDEGKLRQILLNLLGNAIKFTAKGSVDLRVKTEKCASESGGNNEGENPVYCPEICRLFFEVEDTGPGIAPEEIHMLFEAFGQTETGRKSQQGTGLGLAISRKYAQMMGGDIRVTSVLGKGSLFSFDIEINLADAADSERNHSKRKVIGLAPDQPEYRILVVDDAKESRLVLIEFFTSIGFSVREASNGIEAITAWSNWKPHLIFMDMRMPKMDGYEATKEIKTRESSRIDRESLKTGNMTNEKEKMTVIIALTASAFEEQRQKILAVGCDDLVHKPFQAEVLLEKISVHLGVRYVYAEEKVDKETSAEKTKATFTEADLLHILSQMPVEWVKQVHDGAAECSDDIILALLAQVPPENVALAESFAELANNFQFEKIMQLTQQDEQ; encoded by the coding sequence ATGTCGGTGTTTAATAACAAGCAAACCAAAATTTTAATAGTTGACGACCAACCAGCAAATCTCCGTTTTTTATCCAATATATTAATATCGCAAGGTTATAAGGTTCAAAGAGCTATTTGCGGGCAGCTAGCATTGAATGCAGCGTTCGATTCTCCGCCCGACTTGATTTTGCTCGACATTGTAATGCCGGAAATGAATGGCTATGAAGTGTGTAAAAAGTTGAAAGCTAATAAAAAAACTAAGGAAATACCTGTAATATTTGTTAGCGTTTTAGAAGATGTAACAGAAAAAGTTAAAGCTTTCCATCAGGGTGCAGTTGACTATATTACTAAGCCATATCAAGCTGAAGAAATCTTAGCTAGGATTGAAAATCAACTGACGATTCAAAGGTTGCAAAAGCAATTAAAGAAGCAAAATGCTCGATTGCAACAAGAAATTCTGACCCGCAAAAATACTGAGGTTGCACTGGCAAAATCGCGAGATTTTTACTTAACCTTATTTCAGTCTTTTCCAACACTTATATGGCAATCGGATCGGTACGGCAACTGTAATTATTTTAACGAAGCTTGGCTGAGTTTTACGGGGAGAAACCCGTCACAAGAATGGGGAGATGGATGGACACAAGGAATTCATCCCGACGATCGGGAGTACTGCCTGAGAATATACCATCAGGCATTGGAGTTTCGTCAGCCATTCGAGATAGAATATCGGTTGCGGCGCAGCGATGGCGAGTACCGATGGATAATTAATTTCGGTAGACCGTTTAACGATATTGAAGGTAATTTTGCTGGCTTTATCGGGTCGTGTTACGATATTAGCGATCGCAAACACCGCGAAGAAGCGCTACGATTAATCTTCGAGGGAACTGCTTCGGCTACCGGCAGGGAATTTTTTCGCAGCTGCGTTCGTTATCTCGCTGAGGTGCTGCAAGTTCGTTACGCCGTCATTACCGAATTTGCCAATAATGACAAGACGATAGCTCGTACTTTGGCATTCTGGAATGAAGAAACATGGGATGAAAATATTGAGTACGAAATTGCAAATACTCCTTGCGAAAAAGTTTTAGGTGGGATAACTTGCTACTACCCTTCGGGCGTGCAAGCGCTTTTTCCTGAAGATATAACTTTAGCGGAGATAGGTATAGAAAGCTTTGTGGGAATTCCGTTTGTAGATTCTAACGGAAATATCATAGGCCATTTGGCAGTGATGGATACGGAGCCGATCGATTGCACTCCGGATAAAGAATTAATTTTACAAATTTTTGCCGCTCGTGCGGGAGCCGAACTGGAACGCAAACAAGCAGAGTTAGAACTGCAAGAAAGAGAAGAACGATACAGAACTTTAGTATCGAATATTCAAGGCGTTGTTTACCGCTGTGCTTGCGATTCTGACTTGACAATGGAGTTTATCAGCGATGCTATTTTAGAAATTTCTGGCTATCCATCAAGTGAATTTATTGCCAATAAAGTGCGAAGTTTTGCCAGCATCATTCATCCCGAAGATAGACAGATGGTGGAGGAAATTGTGCGCGAGGCTGTCAAAAATAAACAGCCTTTCATGAATGAGTATAGAATCGTGCGAGGCGATGGCAGCATTGCTTGGGTTTACGAAAAAGGCCGAGGTATTTTCGATGCAAAGAGCAAAATTATCTGCTTAGAAGGAGTGCTTTTCGATATCAGCGATCGCAAGCAAACAGAATTAGAATTACTCCTAGCAACAGAACGCCTGCAACATTTGCTCACTTCCAGCCCAGCTTCGATTTATAGCCGCAAACCGACAGAAGATTTGGCAACTACTTTTATCAGCAGCAACGTAGAGGCAATGCTGGGTTACCAAGCAGAAGAATTTCTAGAAGATGCAAGTTTCTGGACAACCCGCATTCACCCGGAAGATATTAAGCGCGTTCTTGTCGAATTAGCAAAACACCTATTTCTAGATGGGTTTCATTCGATAGAATACCGTTTTCTCCATCAAAACGGAACTTACCGTTGGGTTTACGACCAAGTTAAATCGATCCAAGATGAAGCAGGTAATTTGATTGAGTGCGTTGGTTATTGGACGGACATCACCGATCGCAAACAAGCAGAAATTGCGTTACGCGAAAGTCAGCGGCGGTATCAAACTTTAGCAGAAGCTTCCCCAGTTTGTATATTCCACACGGATGCTGATAGCAATTTTTTGTATGTTAATCAGCGCTGGAGCGAAATTACCGGACTATCCGTAGAAGAAGGATACGGCATGGGGTGGGCGAGTATTTTACATCCAGAAGATCGCGATCGGATCTTTACCGAATGGGCTTTTGCTGCCGAAGCTAGAGTGCCGTTTAAGTCTGAATATCGTTTTGTCCGTCCGGATGGCAAAATTGCCTGGGTAATCGGTCAAGCAGTGCCAGAAATAGGGGATGATGGCGAAATTAAAGGCTATGTTGGCACGATCACAGATATTAGCGATCGCAAGTTAGCAGAAGCAGCATTAAAAGAGAGCGAAGAACGCTTTTATCTAGCAGTATCCGGCACTAATGATGGAATTTGGGATTGGAATTTAAGAACAAACAAAGTCTATTATTCTCCTGTTTGGCTGCAAATTCTCGGCTATCGGGAAGGAGAACTGCCGTATCTGTTCAGTACCTGGTCAAATAAGGTGCATTCAGATGACTTACAGAGTACTATGAACGCTCTTCAAGATCACATAAAAGGCAAAGCTCCCATTTTTCAAAAGATCTATCGCATCAAACACAAAGATGGTCGATGGGTGTGGGTCGAGACAAAAGCTAAATGCGTCCGCGACTCCTTTGGTAAAACTTACCGAGTCACCGGTACTCTCGCCGACATCACCGAACGCAAACTAGCAGAGGAAGCATTGCGGGAAAGTGCGGAGCGAGAAAGAGCGATTGCCCAAGTCATTCAAAGGATGCGCCAAACTTTGGATATGGAAACGATATTCGCTGCGACAACTCAAGAATTGCAGCGAGTAATCAACTGCGATCGCGTCGTCATCTATCGCTTCCATGCTGACTGGAGTGGCGAGTTTGTTTCCGAGTCCCTGTCAACTACCTGGAGTTCTTTAGTCCAAGAACAAAATCATAATTCCTATTTTACAGGTAATTTTATTGCCCCAGAAACTTGCACGATCAAAAGATTAGGCTTTGTTTCCAATATCGTGCAGGATAGTTACATCAGTCAAACAAGAGGCGGTGCCTTCAACGAAGGTGTATCTTACCTAATTGCTGAAGACATCTATACGGCTGGATTTAGCGATTGTTACATCAATCTATTGGAGCAATTTCAAGCCAGAGCTTACATAATTGTACCTATCTTCTGCGGCACACAACTTTGGGGATTACTCGCCACTTATCAAAATAGCAGCTCCCGCCAATGGAAAAAAACAGAAATTAATGTAGTCGTTCAAATTGGCAGTCAGTTGGGCATAGCTTTGCAGCAAGCCGAATTACTAGAACAAACTAAAAGACAGTCCGCTGCACTGCAACAAGCTTTATTAGCAGCAGATGCAGCTAATCGTGCCAAAAGTGAATTTCTCGCTAATATGAGCCACGAATTGAGGACGCCGCTCAATGCCATACTCGGCTTTACCCAAGTGATGAGCCGCGACAGTGACCTATCCACCGAACATCAAAAGAGCTTAGAAATTATTAATCGCGCTGGGGAACATTTATTGTCATTAATCAATGACATTTTAGAAATGTCCAAAATTGAGGCAGGCAGAACCACAATCAATCAAAGCAAATTTGACTTGCTTTATATGCTGAACAATTTGGAGAATATGATGCGGTTAAAAGCTTCTTCCAAAGGCTTGCAACTTACCTTTGAATATGAAAGTAATCTTCCTCAGTATGTGCAAACAGACGAAGGTAAGTTACGTCAAATTTTACTCAATCTCCTGGGAAATGCTATCAAATTTACGGCGAAAGGTAGCGTTGATTTGCGCGTAAAAACAGAAAAGTGTGCTAGTGAAAGTGGAGGAAATAATGAAGGGGAAAATCCGGTATATTGTCCTGAAATTTGCCGACTTTTCTTTGAGGTAGAAGACACAGGCCCTGGCATTGCTCCTGAAGAAATTCATATGCTATTTGAAGCTTTTGGTCAGACAGAAACTGGTCGAAAATCTCAACAAGGAACCGGATTGGGTTTAGCGATTAGCCGCAAATACGCGCAAATGATGGGAGGAGATATTAGAGTTACCAGTGTCCTGGGAAAAGGAAGCTTATTTTCTTTTGATATTGAGATAAACTTGGCTGATGCTGCTGATAGTGAGCGAAACCATAGTAAGCGCAAGGTAATTGGTTTAGCACCCGACCAACCTGAATATCGCATCTTGGTAGTAGATGACGCCAAAGAAAGTCGTTTAGTGCTGATCGAATTCTTTACATCAATAGGCTTTTCTGTGCGGGAAGCTTCTAATGGTATCGAGGCAATTACGGCATGGTCTAACTGGAAACCGCACCTGATATTTATGGATATGCGGATGCCGAAAATGGACGGTTATGAAGCTACTAAAGAGATTAAAACTAGGGAGTCATCGCGCATCGATCGAGAGTCATTAAAAACAGGAAACATGACAAATGAAAAAGAAAAAATGACTGTAATTATTGCTTTGACTGCCAGTGCTTTTGAGGAACAGCGACAGAAGATATTAGCTGTGGGGTGCGATGATTTAGTTCACAAGCCATTCCAAGCGGAAGTTTTATTAGAAAAAATTAGCGTACACTTAGGAGTTCGCTATGTTTACGCAGAAGAAAAGGTTGATAAAGAAACATCTGCGGAAAAAACGAAAGCAACTTTTACAGAAGCCGATTTACTGCATATATTGTCTCAAATGCCAGTTGAGTGGGTGAAACAGGTACACGATGGCGCGGCTGAATGCAGCGATGATATCATTTTGGCATTGTTAGCTCAAGTTCCACCAGAAAATGTGGCTTTAGCGGAGAGCTTTGCCGAACTGGCTAATAACTTCCAATTTGAGAAAATTATGCAATTAACTCAACAGGATGAACAATGA